The genomic stretch attgtaatttaactttaaaatccTAGGGAACTTAAGGATTACAGgtaaataacatttcttttatattttaaattatgtttattatatttttaaatttatggcTCTGCCGCTATGCCCAGCTCATCACAAACTGTACATGTGGGTTGCCCTGCTTGCTTCCATTTGTTTTCTTCCCGAATTTCACTCATCAGACTTTGGAACACCCATTTCAATGGAATTGTTAATTCATTACTTATTTGACAGAGCCCTCATCAAGGTTCAAAAATCAACCACTTTGGTACATAACTCTTAGAATTGACTAAGGATcgattgacttatataattttatacttatgtCTCGATACGATTCGAACACGACTTGTCAAACCTCAAATTGATAACCTCTTACTCTCTTAGGTATGACCTTGACCTTTCTGTTGGTTGATAAATTTGAAGGTGCTTCATAACcaagaatatatatagaatttgattcaattgtaCAACGAGAAATGCAAgactttctaattttttttttttctttccaaaagcAGGTTTCCAAGACCCGAATGATGGGTCACCATTACACGgaatttattaatttggaaAATGTATCACCAACTCATAGGATAGTGACACATCAATTAGGAACCaacttttggggaaaaaaaataattaaaaagtgtAACATTTCACTTGgctaattttaacaattttgaaggaacattttaattaagtaataatttaaaagaagtAAGTGAACTTTCCTTTTGATTTACTATTTGCAAGAACGTTTGCACCGTATTCACATATCGTGCAATGAAGTTGTTCATCGTATGTGTAGTAAAAAACTTCATATAAGAAGTTATTTGAATCCTACCACAATTAAACATGTGTCCAACACAACTAGGATAGATAGGGTTCATCGTCAGAACACCTGGAAACAGGGAATCATTGCACCtatttgttaaagtattgattaagtgattaaatttaccccTTCtcattagcttaaacttttgggataactgataatttaacatggtatcagagccaaaggtcctgggatcgaaccttgactctgtcaattcactcatatttaaattaaatattccacgtgttaggtctcacttattaaaagagagtttgaaccCAAACGTGtgagggagtgttaaagtattgattaagtgattaaatttacctcttcctatcaacttaagcttttaggataagtgataatttaacatggtatccgTTTGGAACTATATATTATTGGTGGCggaataattaaatttagaaaatattatgAGGAATTGAGATGGACCACCGTGCTTTCCCGCACCCCAATTTCTGATCTTGAGAGCTTAAGcacatgcatgatcatagaaatgtagaatgaaaaaaaaaaaaaaaaaatcgaattgtAAAATTCATTGAATAATTGAACATTAAGATTTGTCcatgaacaaaataaaaagaaatatacattTATGTTgaattacatttatatgttcAATTTTGTTCCAGAATTCtgtatgaaaaaagaaaaggagaaaaaagtaATCATCTTGgtaatcatttcatttcatttatttcttacaaaaattaatatcagttattttttttttttacattaacaaacaattttcttcataATTTCTCTCACTCGGCTtgctttctcataaaaactcgtttctctttttgttttccagagcgaagttaaaaaaaatatatatattttttaaaaaaatcgctTCCCTGTTTGGCCTCATTCTGCGTTGTGCTATGTTCTTAGGTAGGAGGGATGGGCTATGCCTTCTCCCTCTTCCCCTCCTCTTCTCCGCTTTGTGCAATGTCTCtcccccttttatttttaattcctATCAAATATAGTTAACTCCCGTCAAATttgtggccaagccaccccaaatAACGGTTGTGAGAGACTTTGCCACNNNNNNNNNNNNNNNNNNNNNNNNNNNNNNNNNNNNNNNNNNNNNNNNNNNNNNNNNNNNNNNNNNNNNNNNNNNNNNNNNNNNNNNNNNNNNNNNNNNNTCTTCTAAGAATTTAAGTGCCTGGAAAAAGTCTGCAACTCCTTGAATAACTCTTCCACCCACAATCTCTTTCTACCCAGCTCATCGGTTGCTCTACTTGCCTCCATTTGTTTTCTTCCTGAATTTCAATTTCACTCATCAGACTTTGGAGCACCCATTTCGATGGCACTGTCGATTCATCAATTATTTGACAAAGCCCTCATCTGGGTTCAAAAATCAACCACTTTCGCACAtagcttttctctctctaaatatTCAAAAGTCATTGCTTTTTCAATCAAATCTGtcctttttcttccttgttttAGTTTGCTAATTGGGAGGAAAGTTAGGGGGAGGGGTGGCTCACGTCGACGTAGACAATAGAGACTAGTGTCAGCACGTACATTTGAAGACAGGGTTGAGGGgcgaaaaagaagaaaaaaagcttgTAATTAAGGCTGGCGCGATAATGACATTTCAAACCATGTAATTATGTAAATCATGTAAACAGTACAAAATATAGAGATGAGGGTTCATTTATAGAAAAGAATTCATTAGAAAAagtactgttttttttttagtactcattacatttataaaaatgaatatatcAACCCTTCATTTATGGGTGCAAAAGCCAATATATCAGTCTATTATATTCAATCACTTGAAAGTTATTTGGGAGTTGAGACCACTGAGCCATGAAAACTACTGAACCATCAGCATAGACATAGGATATTTatcgaaaagaaaaatgtgttaatATCTAAACACATCACACCTGCAACCTTTACGGTGCGTTGTGTGAAAATTTTATGTATAAGATTCAAACATCTGTCATAATGCGTATTCAACTACTCGAAAGATAACTGAGAGTTGAGACCACTGAACGATCGAGACCACTCAACCATCAGCACATGAAAATCACTGAACCATCTGACAATGATAAATGATATTTATCGAAAAGAAGacataataatatttaaacacaTCACACCCACAACCTTTAGGGTGCGTTGTGtgaaaatttttaatatgaGATTTAAACCCACATCATAATATGTGGTCAATAACTTAAGAGTTAAGACCACTGAACGATAGAGACTACTCAACCATCAGCACATGAAAATTACTGAACCatcacattttataaaaattattaataaacattttataaaaatgtttattaataatttttttagttggccgggttgaaattttttgagttaagttgaatttaaaaaactgccaaacataaatttagaaattaaaagaattgaGTGGGGGAAATATGTTTCCCATACAAATATTTCCGAAGTatactcctctctctctctctcctaaaaTTAATGGTAGATCTTACTCCTAACTTTTGGGAATATATCACCTATATATAGTATGAAATCGGGGTAGATATAAGGATGATTGGGAAAATATCTCCAATGACGTAACCATTGGGGTTTAGATTCATGACATGCTTGACCCTTCCAATAGTTTGATTAGGATGTTTGAGCTACTTACATTAACTTTCTTGactttgagttgtttgttaggTTTAATcactttttggaagaaaggtCAACAAtctcttctgtttttttttttctttcacttttagTGTAAATTCATGTCACTGGATTCTCTTTTAGTGGGGGTTTCTGTTagtaactttttctttttgccattGGGTAGGAGGCACCGCTTGAGTAGGGGCTCTTTGTCCGAGTAGAGAGTCCACCCTGCTAGGATAGTAATTGAACAAGCCCATTCGACAATCCACTCGTATGTATCTGACTCGAATTTGGTTAGTTTAATAAACTTGACTATTAGATGAGATATATTAGTATGAACTGGTTTGATTCATATAAGCTtgtataactttatttttattattttttatagtattattttaatttcgtaATTAGAACATCTTGAGTAAAGATAAATTATCTTcctaagattatatatatatattatgagtcTTGATTTAgatatatgtgtgtttgtgtgtatgTATGAACTCAAGATTTGATTATTTAAGATTCAAGTtaattctttaaattaaataaagtgaTAAAATCTCAACCacttacccccccccccccaaaaaaaaaaacgtttttagTGATTTGTCTACAGTGcaggatttttttaatttggtaacgtggcagtttctcacacgttactaaagtctttggtaacgtgtcaaagtcaccatttggtgatgtgtcaaccttgacacgttaccatttagtaacgtgtcaactttgacacgttactaaagttgtcaaagttttatttattttttattattatttttttttcagttttcgagtttgtaacgtgtcaaatttgacatgttaccgTTTGATAACATGTCAactttgacacattactaaagtcgtcaaatttttatttttattttatttttttcagttttcaaattGGTAACGGATCAAAGTTAACATATCACCATTTGGTGATGTATCAactttgacacattactaaatttatcattttttttttttcagtgtttgAATTGGTTAAAAGTTGACAcatcaccatttggtgacgtgtcaaagttgacacatcaccatttcttctttcttcttctcttttttctctctgtGCTCTCACACCCAGTATATCCCCCAAGCCAGCTCCCTCTTCTCTCAgttgggaagaagaaaaagaaaaggagaaagagaaaaagaagagaagataagaagaaaaagaaaaggagaagagaaaaagaagacaagataagaagaaaaggaaaaagagaagagaagatatgattttattttttttaactgggtttggtattttgaaaatttttttgctactgggtttgggtgtttgaaatttttctgagtCTGATTTTTCTAgttggtttgatttgatttttcaggttgaatcCACTCGGGGAACGGGCATCGTATACTCTAATGGGTAATTTTTCTAGTTGATTTTTCTGTCATTTGTCTTAGCTTTTGAACATATTGATTGTTCTAGTTCTTTAGTATTGCAGGTTTCTGATTTTGGGTACTCTCCAATTCCACACAGTGAATGAGTAGTAAAATTAGattcaaagttcaaaacttttgattgatctattgaaatttttgtaaaattttgcttaaattaatttttgctacaGGGTTTGAATCTATTAATCTATTCCAAGtttaattaattcttgttttttttttcaattaaattttgattagcagctgggtttggatttttgaaaactagattttatgatattatttgaaaaaaaaaaaaaaaaattcggaaaaaattttgaaaaaaaaattacttttttaaataattttttaaattttagtaacgtgtcaaacttGACATGTCACCGTAACGTGTCAAAaacttgacacgttactaaagttacATTAGTGACTTACAATTTGTTAACCCGCCACACAATTTGctaatgacacgtcactaacCGTGTCAACTGACTTGAAACGTCACTAACaagctgtaaaaaaaaaaattaaaaaaaaaaaatttgtagcgagcaataattaattaactaataattagtatggatttatgaaaaaaagaaaaaagcaaaaatgtgGAGACAtcgaccccaaaaaaaaaaaaaaaaaaatgattatagCTTGCAGATGCTCATCCGGGGAATCGAACCCCGGTCAGTACCGTGGGAGGGTACTATGATACCACTACACTAGATGCGCTTGTCTGGTGAGAAGGCATTAAAGTAAATTAGAAGGTTACCATTTTCAATTTCTTGACAGAAAAGCACGGTTAATGGATTCAGGCCTATCATTTTATGACTTTGAGCAGTCGTCCCAAAGTGGTGTGGTGATCATCTTGTATCACACATCGAAAATACTTTAAGGGAATCACAATCAAAATGCTTGTAGCCCACCAAGCTTTCCTTTCAATGGGAGATGATAAatgaaaggaaatacaatatgAACCATGTATAGCTTTCTCCTCAATTTGTAAGTCAAAATCAATGGAAACTTCTTAAATCTACTATTTCAATTGATACCCCTTACAAAAATCTTTGAGACGACATAGCAGCTTACACCCTTCTATTGAAGAAGAAGTGGGTAAAATCAGATTGGATGAGGTCATCGACATCCCAGAACAGCTCTTCCTTCATCATTTATAGTCGTATTTCTACAAATCTTTTGAAGATCAATATAACCAATAATGGTGTCCTCAAAAACTGCATCTTCCAATTGAGCTTCATTAAAGGTGGAGCCAGACAATACAGTGTTCCTAAATACAGCTCCTTGGAGATTGGCTTTCTCGAAATTAACACGATCCAAAACTGCATTTGAGAAATCTACACCTACACACAATTGAGGTCACCATTAGCCAACATAAATCCTCATAACTCAGGAAAAGGAGAGAGTTGTTTGTTGTAGATAGTCAGATTTGTAGACCTTCATAGAAGTGAAAATAACAACAGTGGGAACCTCGCGTCTATCGAGTTTTAAATAATGCTATTTTAGTTGCAGGTAGAATTAGTAGCGTCAAAGTAGTTGCAGAAATTCAAAGGCAACACCTCATCCTTATATCAATTCATCCTTAAATTTGAATGTATTTATTCGTGTCTTACACTTTAACATATTCACATGtctaaatatgaatattttcgTGATTTACATAGCAAACTAAACATGCCCATTTTGTTCTTCATGGCATTGTTTAAAACTCATTGCATCAAATGGGGAAATCATCCTCACGTCATCATGATCTGCATAAAATCTTGCCTATACAAGAGTAGAAGGGATGAGAGAAGCGTGTGTCTTGTTGTATAGTCCATGGGCTCGATGAGCGTCCAATGGACcagcaaaaaacaaaagggaaaaaaaagaagaaaaaaaagaggagtTTGTAATAGTACATAATTTACAGAAACAAAATCTAAATAAGCTTAGCAAAAAGATTGCATTGGAAAACCATATGAACTATAAATAAGTGAATAATTTCACTAAACACAACTCAAAGGATGAGATAGGAAATTACCCTTAAAGCTAGCTCCAGCAGCATATGCCTTTGACATCACCACGTCTGTCATGTCTGCACCATCAAACTTAGCATCTGACATTAGGGCTGCTGCAAGAGACTTCCCCTTCAGGTTGGATTTCTCATTTGTGTAATCACAGAATCGGAGATCAATTGGCTTGTCATAAACACCATTTGCCTGACCTATTGTGTTACCAACAAATGCTTTTTCACACCGATTGGGCTCTGTTGACAATGGAGGTAGCCTCTGCATGGCAAACATAATGCATTTTGTTCATGTCCTTTACAAGTAAAATTTGTATTCCTCCATGAAATTAAAATCAGTAGTTtttatggtaatttttttagtttatgatATACTGCTTAGTTTGATCTTTAAAAAAGAGGAGCGAgaacatgcatgtaaaatacacaAACAGACCAACCAAAAACGAAACACAGCCTTAGCCAAGCCAGAGCAAGTCTGCAGAAACtaaattaagaaaacaataaaGTGAAAAGTTTCCAAGCCACCAGGAAATGAAGCAATAGCTCATCACTGATCGTGCATCTCAGGTGCACATCATTCAACAACCATTTCATTATCCACTTCCCTTTTATTGAACTGGCTGTGGTCAAGTATATCTCTCTCAGAACCACAAAACAGACAAAGCCAATAATTTTACGTGGGGTTGAAAAGACTGTAACCTATTAGAGTATTAGCATCTGGTTCTTCAAACCGTCTTTTCCCTTCAAATTATAGCTAACCACACCCTAAAATGCCTCTACACCCAGTTCTTTACCGTTCTTCAGTTTGAACAAAATGCTACAGTAGTTTTTCGTATATGAAAAACCACTAGCATTCTTCCGTGGGGTTTGATGGATATTTTAAACAATGGGAAAAAGTGGGATGTAGAGTTGTTAAAGAGTgataatgaatattttaatggagtagagaaaaaataaagaatgggATGTAGAGTGTTTTTCAAAAGTGagtagttaaaaaataaaaataaaaaataaaaaatttaaaaaaatgttagatttttcttcaaaatttgaagaaaattttaaagaacCAGATGCTAATGCTCTTAGCTAGAATAGAAAGATAGCAATTTCCCATTAAGatcttaatataaatatatattgaaaggGGGAAAAGAAGTTTCCATTTACATTCTGTTTCCACAAaagttcttcttttttttattttttatttttttttattttttatgtcagGGAACCTCTTTAAGGCAGGGCCTTTCGGACCCACCCCTTCAGAATAAACTCCGGTCCCGTGCACCGCATCCTCGGAAGTTTTCCTAAATGAAACTAGTTAAATCGCTGGCTATTCACAAGGGGGTGTGGCtccaaaaaattgtttgcactcaTAAGGTGTTGGACCTTAGACCTTGAACAGAGCAAACCTTAAGACCAGGGccttcaccacttgggccaaccccatcTTCTTTGGAGGATATAATGGGTTATGGGATTCTTAAAATACTACCATATTCTACATGTGTATTGTACTAAGTCAACTTGACAATCCCAATATATCCTCTAATATATTCCCCCTTTCCTAAATGACACTTTCTCTCCTCTATAAGAAAAAGGTAAAGAGTAACATCGTGGGTTCAAAATCCAAAGGATGTGTGTagctcatcaatttttttttttttttttaaaaaatgcatgtaatcCATTATAGTTATATTATTCCAAGCTAAGATTCCAATGCCAGACATCCCATCTAACATGTCACACAATTGTCCAATCTTTATCTATTAAGAGTAGAAATGATCCGGTTATTCTTTCATAATAGCtcttaaaaataccaaatttccCTCCCACCTATGCACTTCTAAGCTCGAATAACTTTGCaaggataaaaatgaaaaatgtggGTTTATAGGTCTGCTTTGAGCCTTTGACCAAATAGACAATAGTTGTGGGAGAGGAGCTAGTGGGTTTACATTATAAGTTCATCTGAGAAGAAGAATGATAACAGGAAGTGTTTAATCactacttattccaaaagcttaagctgatacgAAAACAAAGTTCAAACTCATGCCCTTTGCTCTGAAACCATGTttaatcaccacttatcccaaaaatttaagcaaatagaaaaatgttaatttaatcatttaatctttATCCTAACCGGAAGAAACCACTCAGTCCTTGCGAAATATCAATTGTAGCTTCTCAATTTCAGAATCATTGGCCAATATTTAGGCATAATTCACTTAAACATGTTATAGATATATGTGGTAGATATCAATACACTTAAAAGTAAACAAAGCAGAAAGCAACATTGTCTATACTGGTTAGTAATTAcgtatgaaaaataaataaatgctgaTCATGTAATTGAGTGCTATGTGCGCTCCTAACCTGGTTGGCAGCAATTACAGGTGAGGCAGCAGTCACAGCCCAAACAGCAAGAACGCCACAAGCTGCACCTCTAAGCTCCTTAAATTGAAGTAAACTTCCCTTGGATTCAGAACCATCTCTAGCTGCCCCAGACACACCAAACAACAGCAGATATATCAACTTGGCAAATAATGACAAATCTTACACTTCACTTGGTGGGTACCGACAGAATCAAGCCAATATCAAATGGGTATATTATAAATGTTATAAATAAGTATGAAATACAAATGGGTATATGATTTTATTGGCTATTATTCATCTTTCACCAGCTTGCTTCAcgtttcaaattttcaatctttaccaaccaaaaaaaaaaaacagacagaGAAAGAATAAATTAGACAATCATACCAGAGCAACTGATTCTGAAAGATGAGCGGAGTTCTGGAATGGGGAAAGCGTGGCGTTTGGGAGAGGAGTTTCGGAGGGACAAACCGTTTCGGGAGAGTGGAATTGAAAGAGTCGCCATTTCTCTGTCTGCTTACAAGTTTTTGGAAAGAAAGGCTTTGTAACTTATCCGTTGATGGCTCTGGCAGGTACATACGTTTATCTTACGTGGCATGACACGTAAGACTCTGGAGCGGATGTGTTTGGACACAAAGACATGGTGATTGGATTGGCCCTTCCAAACAGTCACTTCGGCATTCAGCAATGAGGGGGAAAACATAGGCCATCAATTGGTTAATGGGCCCAATCTGTACAAAGTGTTATAGATCAGTGTCTTTCTTGGGCCCATATAAGGCTTCCTTATATGTTGGGTTTTTCACAATTCTTGTTTTCCGAGGTTGTAGTCCTATGTTTTCTTGCTATGCTTGTGTGATCTTTAGCCCAAATTACAACGAGTTTTGAGTCATTGGTTGTATGGGCTTATTGGCCGTTCTTCTACATCTTGATTACATGGGTGGACATCTTTCAATCAAGGTCACCTCTTCACACACCGGCCGTGTGCTTCAATCATTGAAGATTATTACCAtcacctttttcctttttctttttgaaccGTTTTTAAGGTCTTAAGATGTGCCAATTTTCATGCACATTCCATTGCTAAATAAGCTGCTTCTCACTCGGTGTTTGAAAGTATTCCCAAcattcatcttcatttcatcttaGAATTAAGAGCGACAAGAACCCTTCTTTgtaatttgcttcttttttttttttttttttttttttgtctttccattttccctttttccctCTTCTGAATAGAAAAAAACCAAGTCCCCTAATTCTTGTACGGCAACAAATGTGTCtccacaaacaattttttttctttgcccttaaaaaaaaaaaaaaaaaaaagcctcctAATCAAAGAGTAATAAATGTTTATCTAAACAATGTCCTTACAGTACTTGGATGAGTTGGATCCTAGTAACAAGTTGTTAATGACAAGGTACAAGTTAGAGAGATGGCAGACAATGGTGATGTGCTTCTTTTGTCGGGGATTTGGATTTAGATCCCCATAACAAAGCTTTGCAAAGCTGATCAAAACCCATCCTTCTTGTCCTGCCTCGTCGGTGGACACAAATTTTACAATTGAGATATTTGCATGAACTTGGCTGGCATAGCCCAAAAGGAAAGAATGAAAAGAGGTACACTATCCTATAATGACACTGAATTAATAATTTTTGGAACAATGAAAGGAGGTTTAAGTAGGCTTACAGCTAAGCCTAAGACATTGATCTTTTGTCCCATAGAAACTAATCAtactttttgttctttattgtcTCCTAATTGCAAAACCTTTGTGCctttaaaatgttttattattttgctccTTTCTTGTGGCTTGTCTGTTTATGCTTTTACCCTACCCTTCTCCGACAAAGTTAATCACTTTGCTTTTCACACAAACTCCCTGTTTTACGACTGTAGATTCATTTCCTCAGTACAACAATCACTATTTTGTGATGGGGTATGTTAACTTTTGTAAAATGCATTAAACACAACAAATTCAAACCTAAACCTAAATCCATCTTCTCAGCGATGATCAATCCATGGAATGAGTATATAACAAATTGTCATGCCATCTTTGCCCTACAATAATTTCCTCAACTTTGAGCCCAAGATTT from Corylus avellana chromosome ca1, CavTom2PMs-1.0 encodes the following:
- the LOC132168223 gene encoding thylakoid lumenal 17.4 kDa protein, chloroplastic; protein product: MATLSIPLSRNGLSLRNSSPKRHAFPIPELRSSFRISCSARDGSESKGSLLQFKELRGAACGVLAVWAVTAASPVIAANQRLPPLSTEPNRCEKAFVGNTIGQANGVYDKPIDLRFCDYTNEKSNLKGKSLAAALMSDAKFDGADMTDVVMSKAYAAGASFKGVDFSNAVLDRVNFEKANLQGAVFRNTVLSGSTFNEAQLEDAVFEDTIIGYIDLQKICRNTTINDEGRAVLGCR